One segment of Vagococcus martis DNA contains the following:
- a CDS encoding DUF1266 domain-containing protein: MFKFLKEIKEAFQEGVEEAKEELKEEQEKEKNRNIDVLNKLSEISQEERFGTSLAAPFRTTAFMDWFSLFKSSRELKEEDVIPVHLYKYGYLNELNESDIERLKNQQEGSFDIENEEDVLSITQSFLLGVGISLHSLENIKPKYQPEELICFKEGKLLPAWSLSAAASTLVSGVEFNGLPKEKSLKIFSELLPHVQKIYKNWDDFGDDYLQEDGLINSEKKAIKQTDNTIYNLTFKFGSPWVQFPLERY; the protein is encoded by the coding sequence ATGTTTAAATTTTTAAAAGAAATAAAAGAAGCGTTTCAAGAAGGCGTTGAAGAAGCTAAAGAAGAATTAAAAGAAGAACAAGAGAAGGAAAAAAATAGGAATATAGATGTCTTAAATAAATTATCTGAAATATCACAGGAAGAAAGATTTGGTACCTCTTTAGCTGCTCCATTTAGAACGACAGCCTTTATGGATTGGTTTAGTCTTTTTAAAAGTAGTAGAGAGTTGAAAGAAGAAGATGTGATACCTGTTCATCTGTATAAATATGGTTACTTAAATGAATTAAATGAATCGGATATTGAACGATTAAAGAATCAACAAGAAGGAAGTTTTGATATTGAGAATGAAGAAGATGTGTTGTCTATTACGCAAAGTTTCTTATTAGGTGTAGGCATTTCATTACATTCTTTAGAGAATATAAAACCTAAGTATCAACCAGAAGAATTGATATGTTTTAAGGAAGGTAAATTATTACCAGCATGGTCACTTAGTGCAGCTGCCTCAACTTTAGTATCAGGTGTTGAGTTTAACGGGTTGCCCAAAGAGAAGTCTTTAAAGATTTTTTCAGAATTGTTGCCTCATGTTCAAAAAATATATAAAAATTGGGATGATTTTGGAGATGATTATCTTCAAGAAGATGGATTAATTAATAGTGAAAAGAAGGCTATTAAACAAACAGATAATACGATTTATAATTTAACCTTTAAATTTGGAAGTCCATGGGTTCAGTTTCCGCTAGAAAGATATTAG
- a CDS encoding YwqG family protein, whose product MKELETILYNYLPEEDVKQILKSKRQFISLDLVDEPTNLYSSKIGGYGYLPKSISYPTNKNNQPLSLLAQLNFEELPTLEPFPKKGILAFYIDCFDDVWYGLDDDNPTIQVGFRTIYMEDLTKKYHSISEQQSLFGHYSDEELWGIVSKETKLNGRLSETVSITDTVDFQGIAGVPYYEYIESKISGYKERDEFEELKFNILEDIQSRTCVGGYPFFTQSDPRGYDTKLSEEYNTLLFQLNSDDDIVMWGDTGVGNFFINDEKLKNKDFSDVLYNWDCY is encoded by the coding sequence ATGAAAGAATTAGAAACAATATTATATAACTACTTGCCAGAAGAAGATGTGAAACAAATTTTGAAAAGTAAACGTCAGTTTATTTCACTTGATTTAGTGGATGAACCAACAAATCTTTACAGCAGTAAAATTGGAGGGTATGGGTACTTACCTAAGTCTATATCCTACCCTACTAATAAGAATAATCAACCATTATCTTTATTAGCACAGTTGAATTTTGAAGAATTACCTACCCTAGAACCTTTTCCCAAAAAAGGAATATTAGCTTTTTATATTGATTGCTTTGATGATGTATGGTACGGACTAGATGATGATAATCCAACAATTCAAGTTGGATTTAGAACAATTTACATGGAAGATTTAACAAAAAAGTATCATAGTATATCAGAACAACAATCTTTGTTTGGACATTATAGCGATGAAGAATTGTGGGGAATTGTTTCAAAAGAAACTAAATTAAATGGTCGACTATCGGAAACAGTTTCAATAACAGATACTGTTGATTTTCAAGGAATAGCAGGAGTCCCATATTATGAATATATTGAAAGTAAAATTTCAGGATATAAAGAAAGGGATGAATTTGAAGAATTGAAATTTAACATATTAGAAGATATCCAATCAAGAACGTGTGTAGGTGGGTATCCATTCTTCACACAATCAGACCCAAGAGGATATGACACGAAGTTATCAGAAGAATACAATACGTTACTATTTCAGTTGAATTCGGATGATGATATCGTTATGTGGGGTGATACTGGAGTGGGTAATTTCTTTATTAATGATGAAAAATTAAAAAATAAGGATTTTTCTGATGTTTTATATAATTGGGATTGTTATTAA
- a CDS encoding DUF6998 domain-containing protein, with product MSSSNLLCWLEQETNWGTNRGELTFITGRLGELYTAIMTNGEMASKTNQEGYDVVSEQGEHISVKSTTSNKGTHHFRFNKTTLNKVDRVVIVYINVEELTIQIIYDAPIEEAKQLMVETSDGSQYNLSQSKLLTKSKSNKIKKVVMDDVHYELFTIQKLESGTIVLLENGKEVTPVKPVLRKIAQKMGVDINNGNGNLKTTRGLGNDIIKQLKNN from the coding sequence TTGTCTTCATCCAATTTATTATGTTGGTTAGAACAAGAAACGAATTGGGGAACAAATAGAGGAGAATTAACATTTATTACAGGAAGACTAGGCGAATTATACACAGCTATCATGACTAATGGTGAGATGGCTAGTAAAACGAATCAAGAAGGTTACGATGTGGTATCTGAACAGGGAGAACATATTAGTGTGAAGTCCACAACAAGTAACAAAGGGACACATCATTTTAGATTTAATAAAACAACTTTGAATAAGGTAGATAGAGTGGTTATCGTGTATATAAATGTAGAAGAATTAACTATACAAATTATTTATGATGCACCTATTGAAGAGGCAAAACAGTTAATGGTAGAAACGTCAGATGGCAGTCAATATAATCTATCGCAAAGTAAGCTATTAACAAAATCTAAATCAAATAAGATAAAAAAGGTAGTTATGGATGACGTACATTATGAATTATTTACTATTCAAAAATTAGAAAGTGGTACAATTGTATTATTGGAAAACGGTAAAGAAGTAACCCCAGTCAAGCCAGTACTTAGAAAGATAGCTCAAAAAATGGGGGTAGACATTAATAATGGGAATGGAAATTTAAAAACGACCAGAGGGTTAGGAAATGATATCATCAAACAATTAAAAAATAACTAA
- the phnX gene encoding phosphonoacetaldehyde hydrolase encodes MTTIEGIIFDWAGTTVDYGCFAPVQAFKETFLNFDINVTMDEIREPMGTLKWDHIKTMLYMPKINQQFQDKNGRNFTDKDVDAFHNEFVKKLDVSLVSHTELKPDTLECMKRLRSQGIKIGSTTGFTSEMMAVIPKEANAQGYTPDEVVTPDQVGGYGRPYPYMIFENMKRLELKETHKVIKIGDTISDIQEGVNAGVITIGILEGSSMLGLSIEEYNQLSENDKNEKFAVISQKYREAGAQYIVKNLLDLIELISYL; translated from the coding sequence ATGACAACGATAGAAGGAATTATTTTTGACTGGGCAGGTACAACAGTAGATTACGGATGTTTTGCACCTGTTCAAGCGTTTAAAGAAACATTTTTAAACTTTGATATTAATGTAACAATGGATGAAATTAGAGAACCGATGGGCACACTAAAATGGGACCATATTAAAACAATGTTATATATGCCAAAAATTAATCAACAATTTCAAGATAAAAATGGGAGAAATTTTACTGATAAAGACGTTGATGCATTTCATAATGAATTTGTAAAAAAATTAGATGTTAGTTTAGTTAGTCATACAGAACTAAAACCAGATACATTAGAGTGTATGAAACGTTTGAGAAGTCAAGGAATAAAAATTGGCTCGACAACAGGTTTTACAAGTGAGATGATGGCTGTCATTCCCAAAGAAGCTAATGCACAAGGATATACGCCTGATGAAGTTGTAACGCCGGATCAAGTAGGTGGATACGGAAGACCATATCCTTATATGATTTTTGAAAATATGAAAAGATTAGAATTAAAAGAAACACATAAAGTAATTAAAATTGGTGATACTATTTCTGATATACAAGAAGGTGTTAATGCAGGAGTAATCACAATCGGCATTCTTGAAGGAAGTTCTATGTTAGGATTATCTATTGAAGAATATAATCAATTATCTGAAAATGACAAAAATGAAAAGTTCGCTGTTATTTCTCAAAAATATAGAGAAGCTGGAGCTCAGTATATTGTTAAAAACTTGCTTGATCTAATAGAGTTAATTAGTTACTTGTAA
- a CDS encoding P-loop NTPase family protein: MKIRIIGYAGSGKTSLTIRLQEKYRIQGIALDDYLKIRDKNQRYNQLSERLQKLSNWIVEGVQVSRWTEKSTSDADLIIILDYPLSLCQYRVTKRAITQCFQKTKTFAQRKKIIKRMFKLYKWNRRFKKRLPDIKQNLYMDHGKLLILESPKDEKRIHREIKSDRSKLSNNNRKKAARNEKFLAVFLFKSPLKLAYHSL; encoded by the coding sequence ATGAAAATACGAATTATCGGTTATGCGGGTAGTGGTAAGACGTCGCTTACTATAAGGCTGCAGGAAAAATATCGAATTCAAGGAATTGCCTTAGATGATTATTTAAAAATTAGAGATAAAAATCAACGTTATAACCAACTTAGTGAACGTTTACAAAAATTATCTAACTGGATTGTAGAAGGTGTTCAAGTCAGTCGGTGGACAGAAAAAAGCACGAGTGATGCTGATTTAATCATTATTTTAGATTATCCTTTATCTCTTTGTCAATATCGTGTTACAAAAAGAGCTATAACACAATGCTTTCAAAAAACAAAAACTTTTGCTCAAAGAAAAAAAATAATAAAACGTATGTTTAAACTCTATAAATGGAATCGTAGATTTAAAAAAAGATTACCTGATATCAAACAAAATTTATACATGGATCACGGAAAGCTTCTCATTCTTGAATCTCCGAAAGATGAAAAACGTATTCATCGAGAAATAAAATCTGATCGTAGTAAACTAAGTAATAATAATAGAAAAAAAGCAGCAAGAAATGAAAAATTTCTCGCTGTTTTTTTATTTAAAAGTCCATTAAAGCTAGCATATCATAGCCTTTAA
- a CDS encoding adenine phosphoribosyltransferase yields the protein MNLKDYIASIPNYPQEGVVFRDISPLMGDGAAYQEATNQIVEYAKKRGAEMVVGPEARGFIIGCPVAYELGIGFAPARKKGKLPRETIEVDYGLEYGKATLTLHKDAIKPGQKVIICDDLLATGGTIAATIELVEQLGGEVVGCAFLVELNELNGREKIKGYDMLALMDF from the coding sequence ATGAATTTAAAAGATTATATCGCTAGTATCCCTAATTATCCGCAAGAAGGAGTTGTTTTTAGAGATATTTCACCGTTAATGGGCGATGGGGCTGCTTATCAAGAAGCAACTAATCAAATTGTGGAATATGCAAAAAAACGTGGTGCTGAAATGGTTGTAGGACCTGAAGCTCGTGGATTTATTATTGGCTGTCCAGTCGCTTATGAATTAGGAATTGGCTTTGCTCCAGCTCGTAAAAAAGGAAAATTACCTCGTGAAACAATTGAAGTTGATTATGGATTAGAGTATGGTAAAGCAACATTAACTCTACATAAAGATGCAATTAAACCAGGACAAAAAGTGATTATCTGTGATGATTTATTAGCAACTGGAGGAACAATTGCTGCAACCATCGAATTGGTTGAACAATTAGGTGGGGAAGTAGTTGGTTGTGCCTTTTTAGTTGAGTTAAATGAATTAAATGGCCGTGAAAAAATTAAAGGCTATGATATGCTAGCTTTAATGGACTTTTAA
- the recJ gene encoding single-stranded-DNA-specific exonuclease RecJ, whose protein sequence is MKQSQFKWEKKLLTDEQQTAVEEFKQQNLSPLMSHLLVNRGLTTIDEVNAFLNPSLEDCYDPFLMYDMEKAVARIQEAVASGERMLIYGDYDADGVTSTTVLKEAIELIGGEVEYYLPDRFTDGYGPNLDVYKYFIEQGIQLIITVDNGVSGHAALVYAKEQGIDVIVTDHHELPDELPEAYAIIHPRHPLGDYPFKDLAGVGVAFKVATALLGELPMESLDLVAIGTIADLVSLTGENRALVSLGLKILNQSERVGLHALAEVGSIDLATADEETVGFGIGPRINAMGRLKSAMPAVELLSTFDDEEAMVIAKDIQETNSQRQQLVKEITKEALQMVEEMGDQPIYLLEKDDWHEGVLGIVASHIVRQTQRPAIIMTTASDGELLKGSGRSIADIDLFHVLSEVKEKFASFGGHHMAAGLSFERDNLDEVRQSLISIVNPLIDGGSKDSLDIETNISIEDVSVDVIEEMKKLAPFGTDNPSPVVMVSDVKAEGMKKIGADGTHLKGQLVQESHQLDCIAFGKGAEIGEMTTGGLLDVVGKLSINEWNGFRKAQLMLEDYRVSGVQIFDMRGGKLDEFDRLAIHPIFIVFNKETKVDSLPQDKVCYIHELQDVDKLVGFKELVFVDCPYDLEVVSKLVSSCDIERLYLWLNITTEHYLSGIPTREQFGKVFKLLHAQGNLDVRYKLDELSNYLQISKNHLIFIIKVFFDLGFVTIEDGLMSKVANPSEKALEESDVYQAYLHKIDMEKLFLYSNVADIRQWISQQEENR, encoded by the coding sequence GTGAAACAATCTCAATTTAAATGGGAAAAAAAATTACTAACTGACGAGCAGCAAACTGCAGTTGAAGAGTTTAAACAACAAAACCTATCTCCGCTAATGAGTCACCTTTTAGTGAATAGAGGACTAACGACAATAGATGAGGTTAATGCATTTTTAAATCCTTCTTTAGAAGATTGTTACGATCCTTTTTTAATGTATGACATGGAAAAAGCGGTGGCACGAATACAAGAGGCAGTTGCATCAGGTGAGAGGATGTTAATTTATGGAGATTATGATGCTGATGGTGTGACGAGTACGACAGTGTTAAAAGAAGCCATCGAATTAATTGGTGGTGAGGTAGAGTATTATTTACCTGATCGTTTTACTGATGGTTATGGTCCAAATTTAGATGTGTATAAGTACTTTATCGAACAAGGCATTCAATTAATTATTACAGTTGATAATGGTGTGAGTGGTCATGCCGCATTAGTGTATGCTAAAGAACAAGGGATTGATGTCATTGTAACAGATCATCATGAATTACCTGATGAATTACCGGAAGCTTATGCTATTATTCATCCAAGGCACCCGTTAGGAGACTACCCATTTAAAGATTTAGCAGGTGTTGGAGTTGCCTTTAAAGTAGCGACGGCTCTTTTAGGTGAGTTGCCGATGGAAAGTTTAGATTTAGTTGCGATTGGGACGATTGCTGACTTGGTTTCTTTGACTGGAGAAAATCGAGCACTTGTTAGTTTAGGACTAAAGATTTTAAATCAATCAGAACGTGTTGGTTTACATGCGTTAGCAGAGGTTGGAAGCATTGACTTAGCAACAGCGGATGAAGAAACGGTCGGATTTGGCATTGGACCACGTATTAATGCGATGGGGCGATTAAAAAGTGCTATGCCAGCTGTTGAGTTGCTATCAACATTTGATGATGAAGAAGCGATGGTTATCGCAAAGGACATTCAAGAAACCAATAGTCAAAGACAACAATTAGTAAAAGAAATTACTAAAGAGGCTCTTCAGATGGTTGAGGAGATGGGTGACCAACCTATATATCTTTTAGAAAAAGATGATTGGCATGAAGGTGTTTTAGGGATTGTTGCCAGTCACATTGTAAGACAAACGCAACGTCCTGCGATTATTATGACTACGGCAAGTGACGGCGAACTATTGAAAGGTTCAGGTAGAAGTATCGCGGATATCGATTTGTTCCATGTTCTGTCTGAAGTAAAAGAAAAATTTGCTTCGTTTGGTGGTCATCATATGGCAGCAGGATTATCATTTGAACGTGATAATTTAGATGAAGTAAGACAGTCTCTTATATCAATTGTGAATCCTTTGATAGATGGTGGTTCAAAAGACAGTTTAGACATTGAAACAAATATTTCGATTGAAGACGTTTCAGTAGATGTGATAGAAGAAATGAAAAAACTGGCGCCTTTTGGAACAGATAATCCTTCGCCTGTTGTGATGGTGTCTGATGTTAAGGCTGAAGGAATGAAAAAAATCGGAGCAGATGGTACTCATTTGAAAGGTCAGCTCGTACAAGAAAGTCATCAGCTAGATTGTATTGCTTTTGGCAAGGGGGCTGAAATTGGTGAAATGACAACAGGAGGCTTACTCGATGTCGTTGGAAAATTATCCATAAATGAGTGGAATGGGTTTAGAAAAGCACAATTAATGCTTGAAGATTACCGTGTGTCAGGAGTTCAAATATTTGATATGCGTGGTGGCAAGTTAGATGAATTTGATCGTTTAGCGATTCATCCTATTTTCATTGTGTTTAATAAGGAAACAAAAGTGGATTCATTGCCGCAAGATAAAGTTTGCTATATTCATGAATTACAAGATGTTGATAAGTTAGTCGGTTTTAAGGAATTGGTTTTTGTTGATTGCCCATATGACTTAGAAGTTGTATCTAAACTGGTCTCTAGCTGTGACATTGAACGCTTATATTTGTGGTTAAATATTACAACGGAACACTATCTATCAGGCATTCCAACAAGGGAACAATTTGGTAAAGTATTTAAATTATTACATGCTCAAGGAAATCTTGATGTGCGTTATAAATTAGATGAATTATCTAATTATTTACAAATATCTAAAAATCATTTAATTTTTATCATAAAAGTGTTTTTTGATTTAGGATTTGTTACAATAGAAGATGGTTTGATGAGCAAGGTTGCTAATCCGAGTGAAAAAGCTTTAGAAGAAAGCGACGTTTATCAAGCTTACTTACATAAAATTGACATGGAAAAACTATTTTTATATAGTAATGTAGCCGATATTCGTCAATGGATATCGCAACAGGAGGAAAACAGATGA
- a CDS encoding polysaccharide deacetylase family protein produces MKKKALWTIIILLLIEMILVGVYFTKNTSQNQKIKTEESSSLAKSSSREIKETTTTSQVKPGEIDTTDWLTSDTDISFPILMYHSLTVSNDGNTLKLPPEEFKEQMEWLKENDYYTLTPEEAYIVLTENKKPKEKIVWITLDDGYLNNYTDGFPILKQLKLNATINYITSKQDNQYYFHQADMEKMKQSGLISIESHTVSHLDLNTLSDEQIHTELLDSKKWLDDTLKQQTSVICYPAGRYDDRVEKEAELTGYKLGLTTEPGYASKNDGLFALKRIRVSPGFDKESFGNYLTSSNQYANN; encoded by the coding sequence ATGAAGAAAAAAGCACTATGGACTATCATTATTTTATTATTAATTGAAATGATATTAGTTGGTGTTTACTTTACTAAAAACACTAGCCAAAACCAAAAAATAAAAACGGAAGAATCATCTAGTCTAGCCAAATCATCTAGTCGTGAAATTAAAGAAACAACGACTACCTCGCAAGTCAAACCTGGTGAAATTGATACAACGGATTGGCTAACAAGTGACACTGATATTTCATTTCCAATACTAATGTATCATAGTTTAACTGTCAGTAATGACGGAAACACACTGAAACTACCACCTGAAGAATTTAAGGAACAAATGGAATGGCTGAAAGAAAATGATTACTACACATTAACACCTGAAGAGGCATATATTGTCCTAACTGAAAATAAAAAACCAAAAGAAAAAATCGTTTGGATAACATTAGATGATGGTTATCTTAATAACTACACAGACGGCTTTCCTATTTTAAAACAATTAAAACTAAATGCGACAATTAACTACATTACCTCAAAACAAGACAATCAATATTACTTCCACCAAGCAGACATGGAAAAAATGAAACAAAGTGGGCTTATTTCAATTGAAAGTCATACTGTTAGTCATCTTGATTTAAATACATTAAGTGACGAACAAATTCATACAGAATTACTTGATTCAAAAAAATGGCTTGATGACACACTTAAACAGCAAACAAGTGTTATATGCTATCCAGCTGGTAGATATGATGATCGTGTTGAAAAAGAAGCTGAGTTGACAGGTTATAAACTCGGTCTAACCACTGAACCTGGGTATGCAAGTAAAAATGATGGCTTATTTGCATTAAAAAGAATTAGAGTGTCTCCAGGTTTTGATAAAGAATCTTTTGGAAACTATCTTACTTCAAGTAATCAATATGCTAATAACTAA
- a CDS encoding biotin transporter BioY: MTKFKTSDLTKTALFAAVILVLSQISIPMPYGVPMTLQTFIIPLTGVLLGRKSGTVATSLYVLLGLIGLPVFAGFSGGAAVVFGPTGGFILSFPIMAYISGVFAERGNPFSLYLGLSLSAIINFVVGFVMFHFVTGSSLSVAFTATVLPFIPTTIIKVILIGLISQKLRPLVQRKAMA; encoded by the coding sequence ATGACAAAATTTAAAACATCAGATTTAACAAAAACTGCATTATTTGCGGCAGTGATTTTGGTTCTATCACAAATAAGTATTCCAATGCCTTACGGCGTACCGATGACACTACAAACATTTATTATTCCATTAACAGGGGTATTACTTGGAAGAAAATCAGGGACAGTAGCTACATCATTATACGTATTATTGGGATTAATTGGTTTACCTGTTTTTGCAGGATTTTCTGGAGGAGCTGCTGTTGTGTTTGGACCAACTGGAGGATTTATTTTAAGTTTCCCAATAATGGCTTACATTTCAGGAGTTTTTGCAGAACGAGGTAATCCATTTTCTCTTTATCTGGGACTAAGTTTAAGTGCTATTATAAATTTCGTAGTTGGATTTGTTATGTTTCATTTTGTTACAGGAAGTAGTCTATCTGTAGCCTTTACAGCAACGGTGCTACCTTTTATTCCAACAACTATCATTAAAGTGATTTTGATTGGATTAATATCGCAAAAGTTACGTCCATTAGTTCAACGAAAAGCTATGGCTTAA
- a CDS encoding biotin--[acetyl-CoA-carboxylase] ligase encodes MTVKSKTLEMLENHRGEFFSGEKLAEKIGVSRNAVWKAIKQLESEGYPINAVKSKGYSLEETSDKLSLQGMKPYLGKSINATQINVYDSIDSTNNRAKELAVTGAEHGTVIIANEQTKGRGRYGKVFESPKDTGIYMSLIIRPDELPNIEPSLMTAYSAVIVADVLSHFTGENIGIKWVNDLFLKGKKVCGILTEAVTNLETGKLDWIVVGIGINVSTDSRLFSDQVQSVATALFDDKNVVRNHIAAEIINQFFLQANSMTQQKMMDIYRQKSIVIGRPVSVVSGTTNYDAIAEDILDNGSLVVKRSDGQTQELRFGEVSLKIH; translated from the coding sequence ATGACAGTAAAGAGTAAAACATTAGAAATGCTAGAAAATCATCGGGGAGAATTTTTTTCCGGTGAAAAACTAGCAGAGAAAATTGGCGTATCTCGAAACGCTGTATGGAAAGCCATCAAACAATTAGAAAGTGAAGGGTATCCAATTAACGCTGTAAAAAGTAAAGGTTATTCGTTAGAGGAGACTAGTGATAAACTCTCTTTACAAGGCATGAAACCTTACCTAGGTAAATCAATTAATGCAACTCAGATTAATGTTTATGATTCCATTGATTCGACCAATAATCGAGCAAAAGAATTAGCCGTTACAGGGGCAGAACATGGAACAGTCATTATTGCCAATGAACAAACTAAAGGTAGAGGAAGATACGGGAAAGTATTTGAATCACCAAAGGACACAGGGATTTATATGAGTTTGATTATTCGACCAGATGAGTTACCTAATATCGAACCTTCACTTATGACAGCTTATTCGGCAGTGATAGTAGCAGACGTATTATCACATTTCACAGGTGAAAATATTGGGATTAAATGGGTAAATGATTTGTTTCTTAAAGGAAAAAAAGTTTGTGGTATTTTGACTGAAGCTGTAACCAATCTTGAAACAGGTAAACTAGACTGGATTGTAGTAGGTATAGGGATAAACGTTTCGACAGATTCTCGACTGTTTTCAGATCAAGTGCAATCAGTTGCAACTGCATTGTTTGATGATAAAAACGTGGTTAGAAATCATATTGCTGCAGAGATTATTAATCAGTTCTTTTTACAAGCTAATAGTATGACACAGCAAAAAATGATGGATATATATCGACAAAAATCAATCGTGATTGGACGTCCTGTTTCTGTTGTATCAGGTACCACAAATTATGACGCAATCGCAGAAGATATCTTAGATAATGGCTCACTTGTTGTAAAACGCTCTGATGGGCAAACGCAAGAACTTCGTTTTGGAGAAGTTTCCTTAAAAATACATTAG